Genomic DNA from Callospermophilus lateralis isolate mCalLat2 chromosome 11, mCalLat2.hap1, whole genome shotgun sequence:
aacagaaagctgattAACATATTAGCATCAGATTTCtctaaaacataaaagaaaatatggaaaaatttaATGAAGTCATCTTCAAGAACAGTCCAATAAACTCACATTCttagacatgaaaaaaaaaaaaaatcaaagaaaaagcaaaTCTACATATTCTTTTCAAATACTGCTAACCAAGCAGTAAAAAAGAAGCTGAAATAAAAGAACTAGAAGTGGATACTGAAttgatgtatttaaaaaaaaaaaatagatcaaaGACTGAACAACCAATAAGAAATATTACTTCAAAGGGCAATTGTTCTAAACCTTGACAACACAAAAATATCACTGGAACAAACAATAAAGGAAGAAACACAAGAAAGAATAATAAGAGTGTTTATTTTTGGTCCCTTTCTAAACAGTTTATTGGTCAATAAACAGATGTGAGTATACTACCTCATGTTATAAAACTAACCACTTGAAAGAACTAAAGTACAATTTAATGGACAAAATTCAGAAATGAAATCATGAATGTTAACTTTTTTATCTTCCATATCAGGAAATtcaaaaacattcaaaattcaCAAATACTGAGTAAATTTCCTAATTCATAAAAGAGAGTTATATTAAGTAGTAAAGATGAATAACAGAAAATCAATAATAAAGCTTCCAAAGCCTAAGAAGGAAAGTTATGAatgtcataaagaaaaaaaagaacttactAAAAATTGTAGGAAAAACATAATTCAAGCCAAAATTTATCTGACATCAATAAATGTTAAGTGGAAACAAACTCAATGGTTATAAGATCAAGACTCATAATTTGAGTCAAGTGTCAGACTGTATCTTCCAAAGATGGCAGCAAGAGTATTTCCTGTTCTACAACTCTAGAACTTTCTTAGTCTCCCAATAAGAGGTAGAGCCTAATTTATATTCCCTTGAATGTGAATGGTGACAGAGATGATGCTGTGATATCTCAAACTACGCTGAAAAGAGCAATTCAGCTTGCAAGCTGAACCACCAAATGAAATCCTGACCCTCCGTCCAAGTAGCCCAACTGCCATAAGGCCACCATTCTGTGAAGAAGTCCAAACTAAGCTACACAGAGGGACATGTGGGGAGGCACaaaccctcatgaagaggagatgtCTTATGTCCTCAAGCTTCTCCCACTACTATGTGACTGCAACTGAGACCCCAAGCCTTAATCTCCAGAAGAACCCTTCCTAAGGTCCTCACCCAAGAACTATGAGATAAAAAAGATATGTTGTTCTACATCACAAAGCTTTtgggtgagggctggggatgtggctcaagcaagtagcacgctcacctggcatgcgtgcggcccgggttagatccttagcaccacatacaaacaaagatgttgtgcccactgaaaactaaaataaataaataaataaatttaaaaattctctctctctctgtaagcTTTTGGGTGATCCACTATGCAGCAACAAGTAATCAGAACAGGATGCCAATCAACATTTTTCagggggggggaaaaaaaacttaCTATTCTAGGCACTAATATCCTAGAAAATTGGTGGAATTGGGGGTCACAGGATCTACTGTCCAATGCCTAAGAGAGTAGATTAAGAAAAAAAGCAGTTAGGAAATAGAACCTGGGAAATACAAGATAAAGCTGCCTATTCAAGATAGGTCTCTAATAACAGCATAGTGGATTATTCCAAAGTTTTACACAGACACTTACCAACCATTTTACTCTGAAGGAGAAGAGAGCACTAAAGGCAAATATCACCCACAGTATTGGACAGGCAATTAGTCCTAACCAAAAGATTCTTGATTCAGCTTCTGAAACAGTTTTATTCTCCTGAGGAGATgcctataaaaaaattaaattcactcATCACTGATCTAAGATTTATCAGTACAAAatcttaacttaaaaaaaaaaaaaaagaaacccccAACACAAAGATTAATACAAACAGCTCAAGTCCCAAGTTAAACCAAAAAACCAGTTAATGGCTCTACCAAAATTGTAATTTTAGGAAATGATTTTAGTATGCTTTGTTCTAGTTCCAGAATTTTGCATATTCGGGCAAAATGGACAGTTTATCATGACTCAAAATAGTAAACAATTGTCTCTGGTAGATTTCTACTCGATTCTTCTTACACTCGTGCTGTTCATTCATGAGGAAGATTTGAATGATATATTTTTAGACAAAAATCAAGGAAATCAAGTTTATAGTCATCCTTGAGATTTAAAAAGTCAAGTCAGGTccacagaaaaaaaaagggaaacaaGGAATTCTGAATAATGACCAAAATGTCTCAGCAAGTGAGGAAATTAGAGGGCAACACGTTTTTTCCAAGGTAGATTTTATAATATTAAGGAATATGGCCTCACTGAGCACAGTGCCACTCTCTGGTAAGTCTCACTTGTCAAGGCTCTTCCAAGCAGAAGGCAAGCAATTTAACAGGTACCATTTCCAAGAATTTTGTCCTCTGCCTCCCAAACTGATTTTCACAAGGGAACAGAATGTTCACTAGAGTAACAGACTAATCCAAAATAGACAAGGGTCCCCCAGGGGTCCTGAGGGCACAGACTTAAAAAAGAGACACATCAACTGAGATTTTTCTATCCACCTACAATCCTTTTTTTCTGTTCACAAGTGTCTTTGCCCATGGGAGCAGTTACCTGCTATACATAGAGGGATGAAGATACCCAGTAAGGTGATCAATCTGGGGGTCATCAGAAAGAAATCCTTGATAGGCAGTTTGGCATGCTGAATAAACTCTGACTTAGTGTCCTCTTGGAGGATTCTGTCCTGTACACACCTTATTTTCAGTCTGAACTAGACAGAAAAATGTGTACATTTTGGAAGGACATCTGGTTTAGTACTGACATGGCAAGTGATGTGGGGCAGTACTTTTAATCTTGAATACTTAATCCTTAAATATTCAAATCTACACAGAATGTATTAGATGACACTattaacaacaaaacaacaaaaggCAGCTTACCTTCCTGGACTCAAACACCCAATGACTCTTTCCATCCTCATCAATATGATTCCACCACCGAAGGCCTACCATCAGTCTACCTGTGACATTCTAGGGAAGAtgaatataaacacacacatttttaaatcattatttaaaAGCACTATAAAATCATACCTTAATGCAACATTTCACAACCAAATCTCCATTAACCTCCAAACATGCTCCATACATTCATTATTACCTCCATAACAGCCTGTTCACAAAGCTATATGATAGCTGTGTATCAGATccggttaaaaataaataaataaaatggcaatGGCATAATCAACAGGAGCAGAATTACAGGGTAAGCAGAAGTCTATCCATAAATAATACCTTCCTCATTTCCCTCAAGACATTTGTCCTTTCTCCAATTTCTTAATGTTTTCCCCTGCTCTTTGGCTAATGTGACCTACCTTTTCccatcataaatatgtatattttaaactgGACATTCCTAAAAATGATTAAAAGCACTGGCTTTCATTCGGTCCCTCAAATACACTAAGTTCTTTTCTTGCTTATTAATGAAACAAATTACTTTGACAGTTTTCCTAATGTTttgtttattcaacaaatatttcctAAGTACCTAGAAAGTGCTGTAACAAAACAGCGACAAACAGGTACCTCCCCTGTCCCCATGAAGCTTCAAGGGAAGAGAGCCAACTGTGATCAGAACTGTGAGAGAAGTTTAGAATACTTTGAGTATAACAGGCAATTGGATTGAATCTGGGTATCAGACAATGATTTCCCAAGGAATCAACATTTGTAATGAATAAGCAGTAATGTATCATGGAGGGGATGTTTAATTGGTGGTGTTCACCAATAAGATTCAGGATTTCTATGAACTAGGGtggaaaaaaacatatatttcttcattttcatcaACCTCTAGCTTAAGTTTAGCATACCTTTAACTTATAAAGTGTAgaccaaaaaaacacaaatgcaGGTAGAATTAACAAAACCCGTATCTTTATTATAATAAACACcagatatttttcattttgtactATACTTGTTGTAGACATCAACATATTGTTTATGCTCATCACTCACTACCTTCAAAATGGTAAGACCTGCCACTAGGTCTTACTATTAATGTGATCATAAAGTACACacttctaaatcagaaatttctgCAGATGCACAAGTCCCTTACATAAAATAGCACAGTATTTGTATATAACCTATTCACATATTCCCATATACTCTAAATTAGCTCATATAAGGTAAATGCTACATAAATAGCTGTTATGTTGTACTGTTtatggaataatgacaagaaaaaagtcttGTGTTCAGCACAgatgcaattatttttttctgaatatcttTGATACAGAGTTAGTTGAATATATGCACATCCCATGGATACAGATAACTGACTATATTTTCAATTAAGTGATTTTCATAatcttatgtatttttcttttgtatatttaaaaacattattcATAGCTTCATGACACCATGAAGAGTCCATAGCACagaaaaaaaagattagaaattccTGTATTAAAGTAATGTGGGAACAAAACAAGCACCCAGAGAGAGTAGTAGGTATAGCATCCCTAAGGAAGAAAAGTAGAATGTATGTATTAAAActtatgagggctggggatagctcagtgggtagagtgttgccttgtatgcacaaagccccgagttcaatccccagcacacacaaaataaataaataaaaaataaaacttgatgACTAACTGGATAGATATGCAGTCGGAAGCTACTCCATATACTTCCATGTtccattttctaattcttttgctttctcttatctttattagtttatttttctgaatttctCTCAAGTTTGTTTTTGAAACTTCTGGACCTAAAAGTCGATTATTTTCATTCTTCTCCAATAATACAAGCCTTTAATCTACTGACTTTCCTCTAAATTCAGTTTTAGATATATTTTAAGAGTTTGATATAGATGATCATCATAAGATATAAATAACCTATAATTCAAGTTTCATTTTTAAACCAAGATATTTAGCAAGTTAACTTTTTTAAAGAAACTCCAATTTAgtaacctttttttccccttagctTTATTTTACTAGACCAGAAAATATAGATGCTTTCACAATTTATCTAGAATTTCTTCATAGGGATATTAACCAACTTTTGCAAATGTTCTACCGGCACTAATGAGAAGTTATTATCTCTGGATATACAAAGTTCCAAAAACTACAATTAAACTGGCTTTGTTAATTACCATCCAGATCCTTTGGGCCTTATTTTTTGTCACTTCATTCTGTCAAAAACTCGTTTCTTAATACTCCCATCACAACGTTTCCTTCATTTTCACCTAGTATTTTAATGTTAGTttgatataattttattctatgaaTGATCTTTAGATTCATGATTTTGTTCCATttagtgctttttaaaaaaaaattttaattgttctttgtggttatacatgacagtatagtatattttgacctatttatacaaacatgggatATATCTTacactaattaggatcccagtcttgtggttgtacatgatgtagagattcactgtggtgaatttatatatgtacacaggaaagttaAATCAGATTCATCCCACTATTTTTCCTCTTCCTGTCccccttccctttccttcattcccctttgtctaatgtaCGGAATTTATATTCTTCCCCGCCCCCTTTGCTATGTGTTACATTCCACATATCGGAGAGAACAAATATCCCATGAAGGACCAAAGGTTGCCTCTGGTTGAAAAAATAACTGCCCAGGAGCACCCATAGGAACCTCTGCAAAAAGTGGGTACTTCTTAAGTATTTGTATAGCAACTATACAAAGTTTTATGGAGAAATTATACATAGCACACCTGCAAATTACCCTGAAGCAAAACCAGTGGTATGGATTAGAAACAATATGTAAGGTCTATGGTTGCTAGTAACCATCTGTTTACCTAACTTCATAGTTAATAAAGGCTGTCATATAGCACAGACAACTCAGTAGTGTAATAACCTACATGTGATCAGAAGGTCTGAAGTAATAAAAAGATAACATCAATCCAAAATGCCTAATCTCATACTGTTTGATGCTTATACAATATTCAAACTCATATTAAATATAACTTTAATAAAAACAAACTTACCTTCACTGCCCAAAAGTCACATGACAACAACAAGATAATTGTCACCATACAGGCAATAAAGCTGCTGCTGAGCAATTCACAGAGAAGATAGACTATAATGGCACTGACTCGGAAGAACAAATGGAAAAATGATGCCACTGGATGTCTGGAAACCAAAACATAAGAAAGGCAATTACAATTTACTATAAGTACTTTCAGATTTAGATGACAAATGGTTCAGCCATGGCATAGCCATGAAGAGTTCTGTCAAAATAAGAGATAACTTAAAGCAGCAGCAAACCACCTACCTCTCTTAAGACCCATTATTTGACGAGGCCCTCTgtcgcaaaaaaaaaatgtactatgTAATCATAACTATTATGTCTATGAACATAAATTTTTATAGAACACAAAAAAGCAACTTTACCTAGCTTGGATTACCAAATCATGCCAAAACAATTCCTCCAAAATCACTTCAGGAATTAAGTCACTTTCAGATACGGTGTTTTCATTTTTTACCAGCTTTAATTGGGATATGATTCATATATAACAACCTACATAAAAGTGTACAATTTAATggattttagtatattcacagagaTGTGTACT
This window encodes:
- the Tvp23c gene encoding Golgi apparatus membrane protein TVP23 homolog C, encoding MLSQDSNDDTEDVSLFDAEEETTNRPRKSKIRHPVASFFHLFFRVSAIIVYLLCELLSSSFIACMVTIILLLSCDFWAVKNVTGRLMVGLRWWNHIDEDGKSHWVFESRKASPQENKTVSEAESRIFWLGLIACPILWVIFAFSALFSFRVKWLAVVIMGVVLQGANLYGYIRCKVGSRKNLTSMATSYLGKQFLKQNTGNEQTS